The proteins below come from a single Mus musculus strain C57BL/6J chromosome 5, GRCm38.p6 C57BL/6J genomic window:
- the Nudt9 gene encoding ADP-ribose pyrophosphatase, mitochondrial, whose translation MAGRSLGQAVATVSLSVALASVTVRSSACRAVPAPRNTFPTCGFHLNANIMSGSNGAKENSHNKARTSPYPGSKVERSQVPNEKVGWLVEWQDYNPVEYTAVSVLAGPQWADPQISESNFSPKFNEKDGHVERKSQNGLYEIENGRPRNPAGRTGLVGRGLLGRWGPNHAADPIITRWKRDESGNKITHPVSGKCILQFVAIKRKDCGEWAIPGGMVDPGEKISATLKREFGEEALNSLQKSSAEKREIEEKLHALFSQEHLVIYKGYVDDPRNTDNAWMETEAVNYHDETGETMDNLTLEAGDDAGKVKWVDISDQLKLYASHSQFIKLVAEKRDAHWSEDHAADSRGL comes from the exons ATGGCCGGCCGCTCCCTGGGGCAGGCGGTAGCCACCGTGTCGCTCTCGGTGGCCCTCGCGTCAGTGACTGTCCGGTCCTCAGCCTGCCGCGCCGTCCCCGCACCCAG aAACACATTTCCAACCTGTGGGTTCCACCTTAACGCCAACATCATGTCTGGTTCTAATGGTGCCAAAGAGAATTCCCACAACAAGGCCCGGACTTCTCCTTACCCAGGTTCAAAAGTCGAGCGAAGTCAGGTTCCGAATGAGAAGGTGGGCTGGCTCGTTGAGTGGCAGGACTACAACCCAGTGGAGTACACCGCGGTCTCTGTCCTGGCTGGACCCCAGTGGGCGGACCCTCAGATCAG TGAAAGCAACTTCTCTCCCAAGTTTAATGAAAAGGACGGGCATGTTGAGAGAAAGAGCCAGAATGGCCTGTATGAGATTGAAAACGGAAGACCCAG AAACCCTGCAGGGAGGACAGGACTGGTTGGCCGGGGTCTTCTGGGGAGATGGGGCCCAAATCATGCCGCAGATCCTATTATAACCAG GTGGAAAAGGGACGAGAGCGGGAATAAGATCACACACCCTGTCTCTGGGAAATGCATCTTGCAGTTCGTTGCCATCAAGAGGAAAGACTGTGGAGAGTGGGCAATCCCGGGG GGGATGGTGGACCCCGGAGAGAAGATCAGTGCCACCCTGAAAAGGGAGTTTGGTGAAGAAGCCCTGAACTCGTTACAGAAGTCCAGTGCCGAGAAGAGAGAGATCGAGGAGAAACTGCACGCGCTCTTCAGCCAAGAGCATCTCGTG ATATATAAGGGGTATGTTGACGACCCTCGGAACACTGACAATGCGTGGATGGAGACGGAAGCCGTGAACTACCATGATGAAACAG GGGAGACCATGGACAACCTCACCCTGGAGGCCGGAGATGACGCAGGGAAGGTGAAGTGGGTGGACATCAGCGACCAGCTCAAGTTGTACGCCAGTCACTCTCAGTTCATCAAACTCGTGGCAGAGAAACGAGATGCCCACTGGAGCGAGGACCACGCCGCTGACAGCCGTGGGCTATAG
- the Gm17660 gene encoding predicted gene, 17660 precursor, with the protein MQLFLLAALLSAAAALPIPLGQSGGSSSEQRFNLYAPQILPFFPPFPLPQAPLIPIPFPFPFDPNQVLTPNQLLELITSILNQLQGFLGR; encoded by the exons ATGCAGCTTTTCCTCCTGGCCGCCCTGCTGAGCGCTGCAGCTGCTCTGCCAATCCCT CTTGGACAATCCGGAGGAAGTTCCAGTGAACAG AGATTTAACTTGTACGCACCACAAATCCTGCCTTTCTTCCCTCCGTTTCCCCTTCCGCAGGCTCCTCTG atcccgattccctttcccttcccttttgatCCAAATCAG gTTCTGACACCTAATCAGCTTCTGGAG TTAATCACTTCTATTTTGAACCAACTGCAG GGCTTCCTTGGG AGATAA
- the Nudt9 gene encoding ADP-ribose pyrophosphatase, mitochondrial isoform X3 yields the protein MSGSNGAKENSHNKARTSPYPGSKVERSQVPNEKVGWLVEWQDYNPVEYTAVSVLAGPQWADPQIRWKRDESGNKITHPVSGKCILQFVAIKRKDCGEWAIPGGMVDPGEKISATLKREFGEEALNSLQKSSAEKREIEEKLHALFSQEHLVIYKGYVDDPRNTDNAWMETEAVNYHDETGETMDNLTLEAGDDAGKVKWVDISDQLKLYASHSQFIKLVAEKRDAHWSEDHAADSRGL from the exons ATGTCTGGTTCTAATGGTGCCAAAGAGAATTCCCACAACAAGGCCCGGACTTCTCCTTACCCAGGTTCAAAAGTCGAGCGAAGTCAGGTTCCGAATGAGAAGGTGGGCTGGCTCGTTGAGTGGCAGGACTACAACCCAGTGGAGTACACCGCGGTCTCTGTCCTGGCTGGACCCCAGTGGGCGGACCCTCAGATCAG GTGGAAAAGGGACGAGAGCGGGAATAAGATCACACACCCTGTCTCTGGGAAATGCATCTTGCAGTTCGTTGCCATCAAGAGGAAAGACTGTGGAGAGTGGGCAATCCCGGGG GGGATGGTGGACCCCGGAGAGAAGATCAGTGCCACCCTGAAAAGGGAGTTTGGTGAAGAAGCCCTGAACTCGTTACAGAAGTCCAGTGCCGAGAAGAGAGAGATCGAGGAGAAACTGCACGCGCTCTTCAGCCAAGAGCATCTCGTG ATATATAAGGGGTATGTTGACGACCCTCGGAACACTGACAATGCGTGGATGGAGACGGAAGCCGTGAACTACCATGATGAAACAG GGGAGACCATGGACAACCTCACCCTGGAGGCCGGAGATGACGCAGGGAAGGTGAAGTGGGTGGACATCAGCGACCAGCTCAAGTTGTACGCCAGTCACTCTCAGTTCATCAAACTCGTGGCAGAGAAACGAGATGCCCACTGGAGCGAGGACCACGCCGCTGACAGCCGTGGGCTATAG
- the Nudt9 gene encoding ADP-ribose pyrophosphatase, mitochondrial isoform X1 has product MSGSNGAKENSHNKARTSPYPGSKVERSQVPNEKVGWLVEWQDYNPVEYTAVSVLAGPQWADPQISESNFSPKFNEKDGHVERKSQNGLYEIENGRPRNPAGRTGLVGRGLLGRWGPNHAADPIITRWKRDESGNKITHPVSGKCILQFVAIKRKDCGEWAIPGGMVDPGEKISATLKREFGEEALNSLQKSSAEKREIEEKLHALFSQEHLVIYKGYVDDPRNTDNAWMETEAVNYHDETGETMDNLTLEAGDDAGKVKWVDISDQLKLYASHSQFIKLVAEKRDAHWSEDHAADSRGL; this is encoded by the exons ATGTCTGGTTCTAATGGTGCCAAAGAGAATTCCCACAACAAGGCCCGGACTTCTCCTTACCCAGGTTCAAAAGTCGAGCGAAGTCAGGTTCCGAATGAGAAGGTGGGCTGGCTCGTTGAGTGGCAGGACTACAACCCAGTGGAGTACACCGCGGTCTCTGTCCTGGCTGGACCCCAGTGGGCGGACCCTCAGATCAG TGAAAGCAACTTCTCTCCCAAGTTTAATGAAAAGGACGGGCATGTTGAGAGAAAGAGCCAGAATGGCCTGTATGAGATTGAAAACGGAAGACCCAG AAACCCTGCAGGGAGGACAGGACTGGTTGGCCGGGGTCTTCTGGGGAGATGGGGCCCAAATCATGCCGCAGATCCTATTATAACCAG GTGGAAAAGGGACGAGAGCGGGAATAAGATCACACACCCTGTCTCTGGGAAATGCATCTTGCAGTTCGTTGCCATCAAGAGGAAAGACTGTGGAGAGTGGGCAATCCCGGGG GGGATGGTGGACCCCGGAGAGAAGATCAGTGCCACCCTGAAAAGGGAGTTTGGTGAAGAAGCCCTGAACTCGTTACAGAAGTCCAGTGCCGAGAAGAGAGAGATCGAGGAGAAACTGCACGCGCTCTTCAGCCAAGAGCATCTCGTG ATATATAAGGGGTATGTTGACGACCCTCGGAACACTGACAATGCGTGGATGGAGACGGAAGCCGTGAACTACCATGATGAAACAG GGGAGACCATGGACAACCTCACCCTGGAGGCCGGAGATGACGCAGGGAAGGTGAAGTGGGTGGACATCAGCGACCAGCTCAAGTTGTACGCCAGTCACTCTCAGTTCATCAAACTCGTGGCAGAGAAACGAGATGCCCACTGGAGCGAGGACCACGCCGCTGACAGCCGTGGGCTATAG
- the Nudt9 gene encoding ADP-ribose pyrophosphatase, mitochondrial isoform X2: protein MAGRSLGQAVATVSLSVALASVTVRSSACRAVPAPRNTFPTCGFHLNANIMSGSNGAKENSHNKARTSPYPGSKVERSQVPNEKVGWLVEWQDYNPVEYTAVSVLAGPQWADPQIRWKRDESGNKITHPVSGKCILQFVAIKRKDCGEWAIPGGMVDPGEKISATLKREFGEEALNSLQKSSAEKREIEEKLHALFSQEHLVIYKGYVDDPRNTDNAWMETEAVNYHDETGETMDNLTLEAGDDAGKVKWVDISDQLKLYASHSQFIKLVAEKRDAHWSEDHAADSRGL from the exons ATGGCCGGCCGCTCCCTGGGGCAGGCGGTAGCCACCGTGTCGCTCTCGGTGGCCCTCGCGTCAGTGACTGTCCGGTCCTCAGCCTGCCGCGCCGTCCCCGCACCCAG aAACACATTTCCAACCTGTGGGTTCCACCTTAACGCCAACATCATGTCTGGTTCTAATGGTGCCAAAGAGAATTCCCACAACAAGGCCCGGACTTCTCCTTACCCAGGTTCAAAAGTCGAGCGAAGTCAGGTTCCGAATGAGAAGGTGGGCTGGCTCGTTGAGTGGCAGGACTACAACCCAGTGGAGTACACCGCGGTCTCTGTCCTGGCTGGACCCCAGTGGGCGGACCCTCAGATCAG GTGGAAAAGGGACGAGAGCGGGAATAAGATCACACACCCTGTCTCTGGGAAATGCATCTTGCAGTTCGTTGCCATCAAGAGGAAAGACTGTGGAGAGTGGGCAATCCCGGGG GGGATGGTGGACCCCGGAGAGAAGATCAGTGCCACCCTGAAAAGGGAGTTTGGTGAAGAAGCCCTGAACTCGTTACAGAAGTCCAGTGCCGAGAAGAGAGAGATCGAGGAGAAACTGCACGCGCTCTTCAGCCAAGAGCATCTCGTG ATATATAAGGGGTATGTTGACGACCCTCGGAACACTGACAATGCGTGGATGGAGACGGAAGCCGTGAACTACCATGATGAAACAG GGGAGACCATGGACAACCTCACCCTGGAGGCCGGAGATGACGCAGGGAAGGTGAAGTGGGTGGACATCAGCGACCAGCTCAAGTTGTACGCCAGTCACTCTCAGTTCATCAAACTCGTGGCAGAGAAACGAGATGCCCACTGGAGCGAGGACCACGCCGCTGACAGCCGTGGGCTATAG